The window CCTGGAGTCTCTGTTCCCAGATCACCAAGTTAGCCAAGCAAAATTCTCAGAAAATTCCAGAATATTAGGCTGGGCCAATGGGCCAACATATAAGAAACAATGGCTGCAAAGTGGGCCAGGTGTAGTCCTGTAACACCCTTGTGGAAGCAGCAGGGGGTCTCAAGATCAAACTGGTCCTGGTACCCCCAGACTAGGGGTTAGCTCCCTGGGCAGACTTCTTCTAAGTGCAGTGAGTCCAGCCTGGAGAGAATGCCTTCAACCTGGTCAGTGCTGGCTCTGGCGCTTTGCAATCTCCTCCTGGATACGCAACTTGAGGGCCTCTCGCATGGGTGGATCCAGAGGTGTGTGTGCTGACACCTCCTCACTCACCCTTCCCGGGTCATCATCCTACATGGAGGAAGAGTCAGGAAGCTCAGGGCCTGGCCTCTTCCAGAAAGGTGACCTGCCCTATTCCTAGAAAACACTCTCACAGAACTCCATTTGGCTCAAGGCTTCTTGCCAGTACCTGTCATTTCCCAGGTGTCCCCAGTAATAGTGATTCTCAATTGGAGGCCAAGAGCCCTCCCAGTTCCCCCACTGAGAATCACTTTGTGATGGGAGTGAGTTGTGCTCAAAAGCACTGCGTCTGTTTCCATGAGGCGTACCTGATACACGATAACTGATGTGACCTCTCCACTGTCCGCCTCGTACTCTAAGCAGAAGAGCTGATGGCTAGAAGGCTCCAGCTCGGAGCCACCACTACTGCTGCTTTCAGCGGACTCTTCATAGTCAGGGTTGCTTGGCTGGGTAGAGCCATCTGGAAGGATGAACCACAGTGAGAGGAAAGAGGGGGATGCTGCTGAAGCCCCTGCCCATAGATAGAGATGATGCAGGAAAACATAATGCAAAGGAAATCCTAATCTTCTCATGGgtccagggtgtgtgtgtgtggtgtgctgcCAATCAGAAGTTTTATTTACCTTTGTATCCCTGCTCTGGGGCTAGCACGGTCCAGTCAAAAGTAGGTACACAATACACATTTGTCTTGCAAGTAGGATAGGAAGGTAGTGGAAGGATACATTGAACtctgcctaggttcaaatccaggctctgccacttactagctctgaGAACTTGGGGAAATTACTTAACCACTCAGTGCCTGTTTCCTGACTGcgaaatggaaataaatgttctAATCCTATGAGGTTCTATAAATACTCAATGAATTAATATACATAAGGtttaaaagcactttaaataatgtttaagaaatttAGTGTCATATGTTAACCACTGTGAACTCTAAGTCGCAAGGAAGCTGGGGAAAACTCCACTACTGGATTCATTCCATGATTATGTCCTGACTGCTTACAGCTGTGCCACTTTTTCTTTACCAGGTAGTGCAGCGCCACACTACAATACAGTGCAGTGGGGCAAACCGGCAGTCTTCTTGCCAGCTCCCAGGTACCCTAAGTGATAACTAAAGGAGGGACATGAGCCCTCCCAGGAGAAACACTGAGCGGAGATTTGGGAGCGCTGAAGTGGAGGTTCCGGGAACAGACGAAGTGAGCTGAGCCTCGGGGGTAAGACATAGTTTTTTCCCTACAGAGAGGGGGAGTGCGTTGCAGAAAGAGCGCGCGGGCTTGAGGCAGGCGGGGCGGGCGGCCTCACCTCGGTGTCGCGGCAGGTACACTTGCAGGTCTGGCTTACGGGGCCGCGTCGGCGCGGGCGTGTGCCGTCTCCTCACCTTCTCCTTGGCCGCCTGCTTCACCTTCTTGTCGTAGTTGTCCCTGCGGGGAGCCGAGCGGGAGTCAGGGacggccaggccaggccaggccaggggtggcggcggcggcggcgcagggCGGGGCGGTACCGGGCGATCTGGTTCCGTCGGATATGGTGCACGAAGCCGTGGTTCATGTCCAGCCGTCCGCCAGGCTTGCAGCAGAGCCTGGGCCCGGGACCAGGCCCCGCCTCCATCCGGAGCCGGGGGCGCAGAGCCACAGCCGACTCAACGGCCCCAACAGCCGTCCACCGGTCCGCAGAGGTCGGTGCCGCCCCTCCTACAGCTTCCGGCCCCGCGTCCTGACTTCCGGCCCAGGAGGACCAGCCGGGCCGAGTGTCGCCGCGCGCGGAGTTGGCGGCGCAGTTCGGGTGGGTTGGGGCATGTTTCACTTCCACCGCCCAGGTgaagcttttgttttctttgtaacgTTATGGACACAAGGACCAGCCTCGCCCCTTTGTAACGTTTGGACACAAGGACCAGCCTCGCGGGCTCCGCGAAAGcctccccggcccggcccgggccGCCTCGCGCGGGTGGCTTAGCTGTGCCCGCGGGAGGATCCGGGTGATTGAAGGGCCTGAGCGTGTGTAGTTGTCGAGTTTTCACTTTCAAAAGTCAAAATCGGGAATTCCCGATTAGTACAGGGGCCAGCTGTGGTCCAGCCACACGACGGACTGTTACTGAGCGGACCCAGGGAAGGAGCTGTCCCTGAGCCCAACCGCGCGCCGAGCGATTCCTGTCACTGGCTCGGGCCGGGCGGGGCTTCCCCTGGGCCTGGACAGCGCCTTCTGCCGGTGGTGTTGGTGGCTTCACGGGTGCATACGTCAGTCCGAATTTAGCAACTTGCACAGTTAAACCTGCAGTTTATTGCATGTCAGTTGTACCTCCATGCAACTGTTCAAACAAGCAAACCAGTTCTAGGCAGGCCCTGAGGTTGGAGCTTTATTGGGTCCATGGAAAATCCGCCTGTGCCGGGCGTTTGCGTTTTGCTGATGCCAAGAACCCTCTAAATGTGGAATCAGAGCCTTCAGGTTGTCGCATGAAGGGGACGATTTGGGGATGTCGCCTAGCTTTCCTGTGCAGGGTCTTCACGCTCCGAGGCGCGGAGACGATCTACCAATAGTGGTTTAGAGGCACTAagtatcattttcttcttcttctttttttaataaaatttgtttcttttttaaatatttaattattatgagtacataatagtcgTATATCTTcatagggcacatgtgatgttttgatagtggcatacaatgtgaattgatcaaatcaggataattggggtattcatcacctcaggcatttatcatttccttgtgattaggaatattccaattccactcctttagatatatatatgtatacactcatatatatataatatatatatttacttagaGACATAGTCTCGATCTGTCGCCCTGGGTACattgcagtggcatcaccatagctcacagcaacctcaaattcccaggatcaagggatcctcctgcctcagcctcaggagtagctgggaccacaggcgctcGCCACCGCTccgattaatttttctttctttcttttttttttttgcttctattttagtttctcagctaactttttctatttttagtagcgacggggtctgctcttcctcaggctggtctggaactcctgagctcaagcgatcctcccgcctcagcctcccagagtgctaggattacaggcgtgagccactgggccaggcaacttctagtttttaaaagtattaactctaatttattgttgattatagtcaccttgttgtgctatcaaatattgttcattttatctaaataCAATTTTGCACCCAtcaaccatccccactttatgcCCCTCTCCCTGatacccttcccagcttctggtaactgtcattctactctgtctccaggagatcgtttttttgttgtttcttttttttttttgcgacagagtttcgctctgttgcccgggctagagtgagtgccgtggcgtcagcctagctcacagcaacctcaaactcctgggcttaagcgatcctactgcctcagcctcccgagtggctggactacaggcatgcgccagcatgcccggataattttttaatatatatattttagttgtccagctaatttctttatatttttagtagagacgggggtctcgctcttgctcaggctggtctcgaactcccgacctcgagcgatacacccgcctcggcctcccagaagtgctaggattacaggcgtgagccaccgtgcccggcctcatgAGAtcgtttttaatatttagttcccgtatatgagtgaaaacatgcgCGATTTGTCTTTCCGTCGAGGCAAAATTATCTTGAAGAAATCTGGGGCCTAACGACACAGCTTCTTTTATGGAGAAAACTCCGTAGCCGGTAAAAGGTTCCTGTCTCTTTAAGCCGGAAATGCCGCCTAACGTAGCAGTAGGCCCGCAGAAGGCTCTCAGGTGCGCACGCAGCGGCCAGGGCTCCTTGAGAAGCGGCACTTCCCGTAAATTTCCCGCAGCGCGATTTGTCCCCAGTGGCGACTCGTAGCTTTTGGCCCCGCTCCTGATTGGCCGTGTGCTGCGCGCTCTCCAGTGTGCCTGGCGCCTGTACTGAGCGGCTCGGCCGGTAGTGGAGATGTCCGGCCGGTCCAAGCGGGAGTCTCGTGGTTCCACCCGCGGGAAGCGCGAGTCCGAGTCTCGGGGCAGCTCGGGTCGTGTCAAGCGGGAGCGAGATCGGGAGCGGGAGCCGGAGACAGCGAGCTCCCGGAGCAGCCCGGTGCGCGTGAAGCGAGAGGTAGAGCCGGCGAGCGGGCGCGAGGCCCCGGCGCCTGCCTTCCCAGCGGTGCGGGTCAAGCGGGAGCGTGAGGCCGACGAGGACTCGGAGCCTGAGCGGGAGGTGCGAGGTGCGAggggccgggctgggctgggcacgaGCTCCACCTTCGTGTCCTTTTTCTCTCCAGCCTTCCGCTGTTTCCTTGCCGGAGCAGGGGTGGGGCGTAGGggactgggagtggggagggatcTAGACTCATTGGCATATGATATTTCTAACAGTAGCAGTAGCAGCTTCCCTTTGTCGAATGTCTAACACGACGCTGTGCTATCTCAGTACAGTACTACGTTAGTGCTATTTTACAGGTGTTCCTTTCCTCCgtttttaaaaaaccctctaaGGTGTGGTGTCCTGTTGTAATTTCTGGAATCAGACTGTTCAGAGTGGAGAGTCTGAGCGCTTGGCACCTGCACTGAAGTACTGGTTATATACCACTTTTTAAGCTGAATAAAGTCAGGAGGCAATTCTTTTTTGATCTCTGGAGTTTCTGCACATACTGCTACCAGACTGCATCTCAAGgaacagccttggaagacagagaaGGTGTCTCCCTACAAAGCAAAGGGGAGGAAAGCCCACAACCGGTTATAAAAGATGCAGGTTCTCTAAGCTTAGGGTTCCTCTCGCCTGTGAGGCAAGCCACTGTGTGCATGGATTGTCTTCATGTTGCCTTATAAGAATGGGCTTGGGGAACTGGCACTAATGCTGTGTTCTGGCTACTGCTAGTGCTGTAATAAACTCTCTTTTGTTTCAGACCCGGTAGTCACATGTCTTCCAACAGCAGCCATGAAACTGtggcaggctaacttgttagTTTGCAAATAGGGTAAAATCTGAGACCCTTTTGTACATGCACAATCTTCTTTAAACTGTGCAGTACTTGCACATTACATTCAGTTTATCTTAGTATCTGTGATATATTTCATGATGCCTTTCATGCTGCATGGGATTTTTTTTACGTAACATGCAAACAAAACTTTCATTGGTTATATGTATACCAAATATACTACCCCAGTGTGGGGCTTATTCCATTAGTGGACTTTTTTTGGATGTTGTTACTACCTGTAAAATCGCTCATCTTGATtagttttttccatttgtttgtttctttttttatacaatTAGTTGACCCTGAGTACAGGTTTCACATTTTcaaagcctatgatgattttccTTTTAGCAAAGAATGGCCGAGAGGATTCTGAGGACCGGAGGAGCCGCCACTGCCCGTACCTGGATACCATTAACAGGTCAGTAGGACAGAGTTGTTGAATGGGATCTATGCAGAAAGTACCTTGAACAACACATTCACaaattttacccattttaaagcTTAGTGCCCAGAAAATTGTGCTTCCTGCTGTGTTTAATAACCATTGTCCGTCAATTTAAAGTGGCAGAAGTACATATTGTAGAAGTGTCAGAACACATGTTGTTCAACAGTGGGCACATGCTTGAAGAGCTTTTAGCTCGTATTGAATTTGTATGTTGGAATAATGGGATGCATAGTGTCTTTAAAATAAcagcagaaaatttaaatatttattgagcacccactatgtaCTAGATACTATTCTAAGTACCTGGGATTCAgcagaaaaaacacaaaaatttgtTTGAAAGCAGAGATGGTTTACCTTATCACCGTAGTCTTTTCTATGATTCCCAGATGGCATGTTAGAATACTCTTCAACCTATGTTCTAGGATAATGCTGTCTAGTAGAACTTTCTGCACTTATGGAGTTGCTCTCCATAAGAGCTGTTTATTGTGGTAGGcacaagccacatgtggctgttgagcatttgaaatgtgccTTATGCAACGGAggagctgaattttaaattttatataattacagTTGGTACTCTGTGTTGGGgaatgtggaacccacagatacggaGGGCCAAccataagggacttgagcattgtGGATTTTAGTATCTGTGGGGGTCCCGGAACCAATCTCTTGTGaatactgagggatgactattgtttttttaagagatggagtcttgctctattgcccaggctggagtacagagcAATCATCGCTTACTGTAaccttgggctcaagcgatcttcccacctcagcctcctgagtagctgggactataggtgtgcgctaccacacctggctaatttttcttattttttctagagatagggtcttactgtgttgcccaggctggtcttgtactcctggcctcaagagatcttccctcctcagcctcccaaagcactgggattgcaagcatgagtcactgtgctctgcccagggctgactgtattttaaatttaattgtcaATAG of the Lemur catta isolate mLemCat1 chromosome 4, mLemCat1.pri, whole genome shotgun sequence genome contains:
- the C4H2orf68 gene encoding UPF0561 protein C2orf68 homolog isoform X2, giving the protein MEAGPGPGPRLCCKPGGRLDMNHGFVHHIRRNQIARDNYDKKVKQAAKEKVRRRHTPAPTRPRKPDLQVYLPRHRDGSTQPSNPDYEESAESSSSGGSELEPSSHQLFCLEYEADSGEVTSVIVYQDDDPGRVSEEVSAHTPLDPPMREALKLRIQEEIAKRQSQH
- the C4H2orf68 gene encoding UPF0561 protein C2orf68 homolog isoform X1, translating into MEAGPGPGPRLCCKPGGRLDMNHGFVHHIRRNQIARDNYDKKVKQAAKEKVRRRHTPAPTRPRKPDLQVYLPRHRDGSTQPSNPDYEESAESSSSGGSELEPSSHQLFCLEYEADSGEVTSVIVYQTHLTPWTEAGMGRPVRRASPKSRCWPVQAGKRARRRREASMCTMTIPGRVGRLAGLAPEIPASQRFPCGNGVDRASWHLGVRAVPRPQSSAPGSSEVGTPPTCPRDAGAGAREL